The Flavobacterium commune genome contains a region encoding:
- a CDS encoding glycoside hydrolase family 43 protein, with protein sequence MKKIKITLSLMVAIIGISNAQNDKKNVSEVWVSDLGNGSYKNPVLYADYSDPDVCRVGKDYYMTASSFNCIPGLPILHSNDLVNWSLVNYALPKQPPFEVYDKIQHGNGVWAPCIRYHKGEFYIFYPDPDFGIYMIKTKDPRGKWSEPVLMKAVKGVIDPAPFWDEDGKAYLGYALAGSRAGTKSVLMLCSMNEEGTQANDDDIILFDGHEKHQTVEGPKFYKRNGYYYVFAPAGGVATGWQLILRSKNIFGPYEEKVVLEQGKTKINGPHQGAWVDTVTGEDWFLHFQDQGAYGRVVHLNPMNWKDNWPVMGVDNDHNGIGEPVATYKKPNVEAKYPIATPPESDEFSGAVQGLQWQWHANKQLVWGYPSAGMGYYRLNCIPKPDNYVSLWQVPNILAQKFPANEFVATTKFDFKPNFDNEEFGFLIMGRSYSYLAVKLIKGKLKLIQAIGDKSDKGKAETITEIADLNSSSLYFRVKVENGARCQFYYSYDNKKFIKAGAKFEASEGTWIGAKMGFVALREGKINNAGYINVDWFRVTKN encoded by the coding sequence GTGAAAAAAATAAAAATTACATTGTCATTAATGGTCGCTATTATTGGTATTTCCAATGCACAAAATGACAAAAAAAATGTTTCAGAGGTTTGGGTTTCCGATTTAGGGAATGGCAGTTATAAAAATCCGGTTCTTTATGCGGATTATTCAGATCCTGATGTTTGCAGAGTAGGTAAGGATTATTATATGACAGCTTCGTCTTTTAATTGTATCCCCGGCTTGCCAATTTTACATTCCAATGATTTGGTCAATTGGTCATTGGTCAATTATGCTTTACCTAAGCAGCCTCCTTTTGAGGTATATGATAAAATTCAACATGGAAATGGAGTTTGGGCACCTTGCATACGTTATCATAAAGGAGAATTCTATATTTTTTATCCGGATCCCGATTTTGGAATTTATATGATTAAAACCAAAGACCCTCGTGGAAAATGGAGTGAGCCTGTTTTAATGAAAGCAGTCAAAGGGGTAATAGATCCAGCACCGTTTTGGGATGAAGATGGCAAAGCTTATTTAGGTTATGCACTTGCAGGAAGTCGCGCAGGAACAAAAAGTGTATTGATGTTGTGTTCTATGAATGAAGAGGGTACGCAAGCTAATGATGACGATATTATACTGTTTGATGGTCATGAAAAACATCAAACGGTTGAAGGTCCTAAATTTTATAAAAGAAATGGATATTATTATGTGTTTGCACCTGCTGGTGGTGTGGCTACTGGTTGGCAGTTAATTTTACGTTCCAAAAATATATTTGGACCTTATGAGGAAAAGGTAGTTTTAGAACAAGGTAAAACAAAAATTAATGGACCACATCAGGGAGCCTGGGTAGATACGGTAACTGGTGAAGATTGGTTTCTTCATTTTCAGGATCAGGGAGCTTATGGGCGTGTGGTTCATCTAAATCCTATGAACTGGAAAGACAACTGGCCGGTTATGGGCGTAGATAATGACCATAATGGAATTGGCGAACCTGTTGCTACTTATAAAAAACCAAATGTTGAGGCGAAATATCCAATTGCAACTCCTCCGGAATCAGACGAATTTAGTGGAGCTGTTCAGGGATTGCAGTGGCAGTGGCATGCCAACAAACAATTAGTTTGGGGATATCCATCAGCCGGAATGGGATATTACAGACTGAATTGTATTCCTAAACCGGATAATTATGTGAGTTTATGGCAGGTACCGAATATTTTGGCGCAAAAGTTTCCGGCAAATGAATTTGTAGCTACTACCAAATTTGATTTCAAACCTAATTTTGATAATGAAGAATTTGGTTTCTTAATCATGGGCAGAAGTTATAGTTATCTGGCAGTAAAACTAATTAAAGGAAAACTGAAATTAATACAGGCAATAGGTGATAAATCCGATAAAGGAAAAGCAGAAACCATTACTGAAATAGCCGATTTAAATAGCAGTTCACTGTACTTTAGGGTAAAAGTTGAGAATGGAGCCAGATGCCAGTTTTATTACAGCTACGATAATAAAAAATTCATCAAAGCAGGTGCTAAATTTGAAGCCTCGGAAGGAACCTGGATTGGAGCAAAAATGGGATTTGTGGCTTTAAGAGAAGGCAAAATTAACAATGCCGGTTATATAAATGTGGATTGGTTTAGAGTGACTAAGAATTAA
- a CDS encoding M23 family metallopeptidase — MINLTKINLKKGIICLILLAINNYSFSQNQNITINRTLNKDKSVNLNYEKKIPGSYYLFLELSDVKNCYTEVYRGVITGRSGKLLNIKPIDVMQPIGYSYKFNTIMGVPDPKVDSLFQYVLPFKTGKKVKIYEAGNIGEKYFGAEKPQNWKSYVINFESADTIFSMRKGIVVKIINEYNDDPSIKKNYTNKRNYIIIEHEDGTFAAYKGFQINTIKVKLGQTVYPQTQLGLVHLFDKTANNYRFDFSIYYLSNYENIGNSGKRTFKDYTSYYKYLTPRFLTTNGLTTVESKKEYMASFDESILLQEMTRSEKKKYAKDPNQFR; from the coding sequence ATGATAAACTTAACAAAGATTAATCTAAAAAAAGGTATTATTTGCCTGATATTGTTAGCTATAAATAATTATTCTTTTTCTCAAAATCAAAATATTACGATAAATAGAACCCTAAATAAAGATAAAAGCGTTAATTTGAATTATGAGAAAAAAATACCTGGAAGTTATTATCTTTTTTTAGAATTATCAGATGTAAAAAACTGTTATACTGAAGTATATAGAGGAGTAATTACAGGGCGTTCTGGAAAATTATTAAATATCAAACCAATTGATGTCATGCAACCAATAGGTTATTCATACAAATTCAATACTATCATGGGAGTACCAGATCCAAAAGTAGATAGTTTGTTTCAATACGTTCTTCCCTTTAAAACAGGGAAAAAAGTAAAAATTTATGAAGCTGGTAATATCGGTGAAAAATATTTTGGCGCAGAAAAACCACAAAATTGGAAATCTTATGTAATTAATTTTGAAAGTGCAGATACCATTTTTAGTATGCGAAAAGGAATTGTCGTTAAAATAATTAACGAATATAATGATGATCCTTCTATCAAAAAAAATTATACAAATAAAAGAAACTATATAATAATTGAACATGAAGATGGAACATTTGCAGCATACAAAGGTTTTCAAATAAACACTATTAAAGTAAAATTGGGACAAACTGTTTATCCTCAAACACAATTAGGTCTAGTTCACTTATTTGACAAGACAGCAAATAATTATAGATTTGATTTCAGTATTTATTATTTGTCTAATTATGAAAACATTGGTAATAGTGGAAAACGAACGTTTAAAGATTACACGAGTTACTATAAATACCTAACTCCCAGATTCCTAACAACAAATGGACTAACAACTGTTGAATCTAAAAAAGAATACATGGCATCTTTTGATGAATCAATTTTACTTCAAGAAATGACACGTTCTGAAAAGAAAAAATACGCCAAAGATCCTAACCAATTCAGATAA
- a CDS encoding hybrid sensor histidine kinase/response regulator transcription factor, with product MKIHTKIYSILFFLLSLMQYCFGQENFSFKNFLVEDGLPHNIVNHIIQDKKGFIWLATTNGLSKYNGYRFQNYKTEPKDQVVMKNNRINWIAEDYYGRIWMKAYANEMKAYCFDPKTEAFWGTELLKNLPNNNFEISQIKIHKSGLVWLLSKKNGSIAITNKSYSYKIYHIQKHTLNTNTVNDVFEDSQKNSWLLTDKGIACVPFGKINQAPFYLIPKNNSSNAFNTAVELDDEIWFGGTNGMIIKYAKGTKTYRTLKLALEANIIKIEKLDKQRILAITDQKGFCTINIYTGQIVNYNSNNLPNLKVKNLSPVCLTKGQLLWLTNNDNLGIYLFNFKNQKLTYFPAKTDIYSTSFSPTAALVLTDSKGDVWVQPRGGNFSKYDPSNNKLISFTSSSSYFPNSNFSNSLHTAFFDKQGNLWYNSQTTGIVKVVFSQTNFKSLHTHNQAIPTSRNDVRALFQDNQKNIWVATKQNQITIYDKKFKKIGHLSPNGQLQTNAIWEKPVYSIIQDAQSNIWIGTRGNGIYKFSPSNGAYSFAVTHYKNDSSNPYSLIDDNVYSIFKDKTGNLWVGTLKGLNRIVTQNQTVQFINTNNKWKSNLIKKHSSIRCITQDSKGFLYIGTTTGLLVLDPKKDLNLPQNVKVYEITKNENPSLNSNDIIDFSISKKGKIYIATADGGISKVVSKNQAGFPLQFKNYTLKEGLPSNNILSIVEDNDENIWITTDYLLVRFNPIDERFEIFSDVKPVMSYRNFTEATKIKLDTGELLFGYSEGLLHFFPDQIKPNNFKPYLALTNFQLFNEEVRINQSSPLLTSIDNNNKIELKHNQNFFNIEFAALDYINPENIKYAYKLEGFDENWNYVNNQRTAFYTNVPKGSYTFKVKSTNSQGYWVNNERSITINVKAAFWNTTIAYIVYALLIIGCIMLINRTVITIYRLKTNAKIEKDMFDMKQKFFIDISHELRTPLTLIAGPIEYLMNDTRTPEIIKKQLLYVSQSTTRLQRLVNQILDFRKIQDQKLKISEINLTEFTSDIFNNFIEIAQEKKINYNLEIKAEDIKVWADRNALEKIIMNLLSNAFKYTPDEKAITVGINKNDKQIILTVIDEGIGISEEHQNSIFNRFASFNKSSNPSTGIGLSMVKELVERHHGEVNFESKTNIGSAFSIYFKTGNSHFTDEVEIISEEENKESDEQKLIKTQPIALYKNQENSSEKIKVLIVEDDIKLRTFLKNILEDDYEILEAEDGETGYEKTLNSSPDFIISDIMMPKMNGVDLLKKIRTNIETSHVPVILLTAKTTIESQLEGLSYGADDYITKPFSVSYLKARIINLLEQRKRLQSIFESYDKPNAKEYNPKPYLITNQDEQIMQKVMMVIEENIDNNDFSVEDLGTIIGLNRTSFNNKIKSLTGFTPVEFIRDIRIKRAAQLLINSQLLIKEIAYMTGFSDIKYFSKSFKNKYGLTPSEYRNGNK from the coding sequence ATGAAAATCCATACAAAAATTTATAGCATACTATTTTTTCTGTTATCGCTAATGCAATACTGCTTTGGTCAAGAAAATTTTTCATTTAAAAATTTCTTAGTCGAAGATGGGCTTCCGCATAATATTGTTAATCACATCATACAAGATAAAAAAGGTTTTATCTGGCTAGCTACTACAAATGGCTTGAGTAAATACAACGGCTATCGCTTTCAAAACTACAAAACAGAACCTAAAGATCAGGTTGTAATGAAAAACAACCGAATTAACTGGATTGCTGAAGACTATTATGGTCGAATTTGGATGAAAGCTTATGCAAATGAGATGAAAGCCTATTGTTTTGATCCAAAAACAGAGGCTTTTTGGGGTACAGAACTTCTAAAAAACCTTCCAAACAACAACTTTGAAATAAGTCAAATTAAAATCCATAAATCAGGATTGGTTTGGTTACTTTCTAAAAAAAATGGAAGTATCGCCATTACTAACAAAAGCTATTCTTATAAAATATACCACATACAAAAACATACATTAAATACCAATACTGTAAATGATGTTTTTGAAGACAGTCAAAAAAATTCTTGGTTGTTAACCGATAAAGGAATCGCCTGTGTTCCATTTGGTAAAATAAACCAAGCTCCTTTCTATCTCATTCCTAAAAATAATAGTTCTAATGCTTTTAATACAGCGGTTGAATTAGATGATGAAATATGGTTTGGAGGCACAAATGGAATGATTATAAAATATGCCAAGGGAACCAAAACTTATAGAACTCTAAAACTAGCACTGGAGGCAAACATTATCAAGATTGAAAAACTGGACAAACAAAGAATCTTAGCAATAACTGACCAAAAAGGATTTTGTACAATCAATATTTATACCGGACAAATTGTCAATTACAATTCAAACAATCTTCCTAATTTAAAAGTAAAAAATCTCAGTCCTGTTTGTCTTACTAAAGGGCAGTTGTTATGGCTGACAAACAATGACAATTTGGGTATTTATTTGTTTAATTTTAAAAACCAGAAACTAACTTATTTCCCTGCCAAAACCGACATATATTCCACATCATTTAGCCCAACAGCAGCATTAGTTTTAACCGATTCTAAAGGCGATGTTTGGGTACAACCCCGCGGAGGTAATTTCTCTAAATACGATCCGTCCAACAATAAATTAATTTCTTTTACCTCTTCTTCCTCCTATTTTCCAAATAGTAATTTCAGTAATAGTTTACATACTGCTTTTTTTGACAAACAAGGAAACTTATGGTACAATTCGCAAACAACCGGAATTGTAAAAGTAGTTTTTAGCCAAACTAATTTCAAATCATTACATACCCACAATCAGGCTATCCCAACCTCCCGAAATGATGTCAGAGCACTATTTCAAGATAATCAGAAAAATATTTGGGTAGCTACTAAACAAAATCAAATCACTATTTATGACAAAAAGTTCAAAAAAATAGGTCATTTATCGCCCAATGGTCAATTACAAACCAACGCTATATGGGAAAAACCTGTTTATAGTATTATTCAGGATGCTCAATCCAATATATGGATTGGAACAAGAGGAAATGGAATTTACAAATTCTCTCCTTCTAATGGGGCTTATTCTTTTGCCGTTACCCATTACAAGAATGACAGCTCTAATCCCTATAGTTTGATTGATGATAATGTTTATTCCATATTTAAAGATAAAACAGGAAATCTTTGGGTAGGAACCTTAAAAGGACTCAACCGTATTGTCACTCAAAATCAAACTGTGCAATTTATCAATACTAATAATAAATGGAAATCAAATTTGATAAAAAAACACAGTAGTATCCGTTGTATTACACAAGACTCAAAAGGTTTTCTGTACATTGGAACTACCACAGGATTACTGGTTTTAGATCCTAAAAAAGACCTTAATTTACCTCAAAATGTAAAGGTTTATGAGATTACAAAAAATGAAAACCCTTCTTTAAACAGTAATGATATCATTGATTTTTCTATCTCAAAAAAAGGAAAAATCTACATTGCCACTGCCGATGGAGGTATTAGCAAAGTGGTTTCAAAAAATCAGGCTGGCTTTCCTTTGCAATTTAAAAACTACACCTTAAAAGAAGGATTACCCTCAAACAATATTCTTTCGATAGTTGAAGACAACGACGAAAACATTTGGATTACTACCGACTATCTTTTAGTTCGCTTTAATCCAATTGACGAACGCTTTGAAATTTTTTCGGATGTAAAGCCCGTAATGTCTTATCGAAATTTTACTGAAGCTACTAAAATTAAATTGGATACAGGAGAATTATTATTTGGATACTCCGAAGGATTGTTGCACTTTTTTCCTGACCAAATAAAGCCGAATAATTTCAAACCCTATTTAGCTTTGACAAATTTTCAATTATTCAACGAAGAAGTTCGTATCAACCAATCCTCTCCGTTATTGACTTCGATAGATAACAATAATAAAATAGAGTTAAAACACAATCAAAACTTCTTTAATATCGAGTTTGCCGCATTGGATTATATCAATCCTGAAAATATTAAATATGCCTATAAACTGGAGGGGTTTGATGAAAATTGGAACTATGTAAACAATCAAAGAACCGCTTTTTATACCAATGTACCTAAAGGAAGTTACACCTTCAAAGTTAAATCGACTAACAGCCAAGGTTATTGGGTAAACAACGAAAGAAGTATTACTATTAATGTTAAAGCTGCTTTCTGGAACACCACTATTGCCTATATCGTTTACGCCTTACTGATTATTGGATGTATCATGCTTATTAATCGTACTGTTATTACCATTTATAGATTAAAAACGAATGCAAAAATTGAAAAAGATATGTTTGATATGAAACAAAAGTTTTTCATAGACATTTCGCATGAATTACGTACTCCTTTGACCTTAATTGCCGGACCAATTGAATATTTAATGAACGATACCCGAACACCCGAAATTATAAAAAAACAACTTTTATACGTATCCCAAAGTACCACGAGATTACAGCGTCTTGTGAATCAGATTTTGGATTTTAGAAAAATTCAGGATCAGAAATTAAAAATTTCAGAGATCAATCTAACGGAATTTACCAGTGACATTTTTAATAATTTTATCGAAATTGCCCAGGAAAAAAAGATCAATTATAATTTAGAAATTAAAGCTGAGGACATCAAAGTATGGGCAGACAGAAATGCCCTGGAAAAAATTATTATGAATCTTTTATCCAATGCTTTTAAATATACTCCTGATGAAAAAGCAATTACCGTAGGTATTAATAAAAACGACAAGCAAATAATACTCACCGTAATCGATGAAGGTATTGGAATCTCTGAAGAACATCAAAACAGTATTTTTAATCGTTTTGCTTCATTTAATAAGAGTAGTAACCCAAGTACCGGTATTGGGTTATCTATGGTAAAAGAACTGGTTGAAAGACATCATGGAGAAGTTAATTTTGAAAGTAAAACGAATATTGGAAGTGCTTTTTCCATTTATTTCAAAACCGGAAACAGCCATTTTACTGATGAAGTAGAAATTATAAGCGAAGAAGAAAACAAAGAATCGGATGAACAAAAATTAATCAAAACCCAACCAATTGCACTTTATAAAAATCAGGAGAACAGCTCCGAAAAAATAAAAGTCCTAATTGTTGAAGATGATATAAAACTGCGCACTTTCCTTAAAAATATTCTGGAAGATGATTATGAAATTCTGGAAGCCGAAGATGGTGAAACAGGATATGAAAAAACACTGAACAGCTCTCCCGATTTTATAATTAGTGATATCATGATGCCAAAAATGAATGGTGTTGATTTATTGAAAAAAATCAGAACTAATATAGAAACCAGTCATGTTCCTGTTATTCTTTTAACAGCCAAAACTACTATAGAAAGTCAACTGGAAGGGCTTTCCTATGGCGCTGACGATTATATTACTAAACCTTTTAGTGTTTCCTACTTAAAAGCCCGAATTATCAATTTACTCGAACAACGTAAAAGATTGCAAAGCATTTTTGAATCTTATGATAAACCAAATGCTAAAGAATACAATCCCAAGCCTTATTTGATAACGAATCAAGATGAACAAATAATGCAAAAAGTAATGATGGTTATCGAAGAAAACATTGACAACAATGATTTTTCTGTTGAAGATTTAGGAACGATTATTGGGCTTAATCGTACCTCTTTTAATAACAAAATAAAAAGTCTCACTGGTTTTACTCCTGTAGAATTCATAAGAGACATTCGTATTAAAAGAGCCGCACAATTACTCATTAACAGTCAGTTACTCATTAAAGAAATTGCATATATGACCGGATTTTCGGATATAAAATATTTTAGTAAGTCCTTTAAAAATAAATACGGTTTGACTCCAAGTGAATACCGTAACGGAAATAAATAG
- a CDS encoding glycoside hydrolase family 95 protein, with protein sequence MRKIIFSLLCVLTHHLSFAQQDLTLWYSSPSKAWTDALPLGNGRLGAMVYGIPQRDTIQINEDTFWSGSPYQNNNPNTSKNLKKIQQYLQDENYIDAQKLALTNIIADRNNTSHGQVYQSIGNLILDFPGHENFTNFNRKLDLNTAVATTNYKIGNIEYQREIFTSFPDQLIIIHLTSSKKGTISFNTSFVGPLKKNMVTVATIVPSGQNELLVATGKCTQEKEENILNLLHFNNQIKVNSKGGVQKANVNSINVSNADEVTIYISVATNFKNYKDISEDAEKKASEYLTNFSKDYETAKKDHIIAYQKQFKRVKLNLGQSSQSKKPTDQRISEFANNDDPELVSTYFQFGRYLLISSSQKETQPANLQGIWNPNSGQYPAWDSKYTTNINVEMNYWPAEVTNLTECHDPFIQLVKDVSITGKQTAAEMYNSRGWTLHHNTDLWRMTGAVDKTAGIWPTCNAWFSSHLWEKYLFSGDNNYLKEIYPILKSASEFYQDFLIKDKKTGYLVVSPSISPEHTPGLHNYEETKPDGSIVKERCNVYAGVTMDNQMVFDLLSNTIDAAKILGIDKDFSKQLENLRSQLPPMQIGKYSQLQEWLEDWDKKNDAHRHLSHLWGMFPGRQISAFQTPELFEASRNSLIGRGDASRGWSMGWKVCLWARYLDGNHAYKLIQNQLNLKPANATIKDPDGGTYSNMFDAHPPFQIDGNFGCTAGIAEMLIQSHDGALSLLPALPDAWKEGSVSGLRARGGFEIEKMIWKNNKLASIIIKSNLGGNLRLRSYHQLAGNNITKAKEENPNYFYQFQPIEKAKISPQAKLEGTNIKTVYEYDIDTKKGLSYQFEIAQ encoded by the coding sequence ATGAGAAAAATTATTTTCAGCTTATTGTGTGTTCTTACACATCATCTTTCGTTTGCTCAACAAGATTTGACTTTATGGTACAGTAGTCCTTCAAAAGCCTGGACTGATGCCTTACCGTTAGGAAACGGACGATTAGGAGCTATGGTTTACGGTATTCCGCAGCGGGATACTATTCAAATTAACGAAGATACCTTTTGGTCAGGAAGTCCATACCAAAACAACAATCCAAATACGTCAAAAAATCTCAAAAAAATACAGCAATATTTGCAGGACGAAAACTATATTGATGCCCAAAAACTGGCATTAACCAATATCATAGCTGACCGAAACAATACCTCACATGGGCAAGTTTATCAATCTATAGGCAATCTGATATTGGATTTTCCCGGACATGAAAATTTCACCAATTTTAATAGAAAATTAGACTTAAACACAGCCGTTGCTACTACTAATTATAAAATTGGAAACATTGAATATCAAAGAGAAATATTCACTTCTTTCCCTGACCAGCTAATCATTATTCATCTAACATCCAGTAAAAAAGGAACTATCAGTTTTAACACCTCTTTTGTAGGCCCGTTAAAAAAGAATATGGTAACCGTAGCTACAATTGTTCCCTCAGGACAAAATGAACTTCTTGTCGCTACAGGAAAATGTACCCAAGAAAAAGAAGAGAACATTTTAAATTTACTGCATTTCAACAACCAAATTAAAGTCAACTCCAAAGGCGGTGTACAAAAGGCCAATGTTAATAGTATTAATGTATCCAATGCTGACGAAGTGACAATTTATATTTCGGTAGCGACTAATTTTAAAAACTATAAAGATATTTCCGAAGATGCCGAAAAGAAAGCAAGTGAATATTTGACTAATTTTTCAAAAGACTACGAAACTGCCAAAAAAGACCATATAATCGCATACCAAAAACAATTTAAAAGAGTTAAACTAAACCTTGGACAATCTTCTCAGTCAAAAAAACCTACTGATCAAAGAATTTCGGAATTTGCCAATAATGATGATCCTGAATTAGTTTCTACTTATTTTCAATTTGGTCGTTATTTATTAATTAGCTCTTCGCAAAAAGAAACACAACCAGCCAATTTACAGGGAATTTGGAATCCAAATTCAGGTCAATACCCTGCATGGGACAGTAAATATACTACAAATATCAATGTAGAAATGAATTATTGGCCGGCAGAAGTTACCAATCTAACAGAATGTCACGATCCTTTTATTCAACTAGTAAAAGATGTGAGCATTACTGGGAAACAAACTGCTGCTGAAATGTACAACAGCCGTGGCTGGACCTTGCATCACAATACTGATTTGTGGAGGATGACAGGTGCTGTTGACAAAACAGCCGGAATATGGCCAACTTGTAATGCCTGGTTCAGTTCGCATTTATGGGAAAAATATCTTTTTTCAGGAGATAACAACTACCTGAAAGAAATCTATCCTATTCTGAAAAGTGCTTCTGAATTTTATCAGGACTTTTTAATTAAAGACAAAAAAACAGGTTATTTAGTAGTTTCACCATCCATTTCGCCAGAGCACACACCTGGACTACATAACTACGAAGAAACAAAACCCGATGGCAGCATAGTTAAAGAAAGGTGCAATGTGTATGCAGGAGTAACTATGGACAACCAAATGGTATTTGATTTATTGTCTAATACTATCGACGCAGCCAAGATTTTAGGAATTGACAAAGATTTCTCAAAACAACTTGAAAATCTTCGTTCCCAATTACCTCCTATGCAAATTGGTAAATACAGTCAGTTACAAGAATGGCTGGAAGACTGGGATAAAAAAAATGATGCTCATCGCCATCTTTCACATTTATGGGGGATGTTTCCCGGAAGACAAATATCAGCTTTTCAAACACCTGAACTTTTTGAAGCCTCAAGAAACTCTTTAATTGGACGAGGTGATGCCAGCAGAGGATGGTCTATGGGATGGAAAGTGTGTCTTTGGGCTCGCTATTTAGATGGAAATCATGCCTACAAGTTAATTCAAAACCAACTGAATTTAAAGCCTGCAAATGCTACTATCAAAGATCCCGACGGAGGAACTTACAGCAATATGTTTGATGCGCACCCTCCATTTCAAATTGATGGAAACTTTGGTTGTACTGCGGGAATTGCCGAAATGCTTATCCAAAGTCACGATGGTGCTTTAAGCCTCCTCCCTGCCCTTCCGGATGCGTGGAAAGAGGGTTCGGTTTCAGGACTAAGAGCCAGAGGTGGTTTTGAAATTGAAAAAATGATTTGGAAAAACAACAAATTAGCAAGTATCATCATTAAGTCCAACTTAGGTGGAAATCTTAGGTTAAGAAGTTATCACCAATTAGCCGGAAATAATATTACTAAAGCTAAAGAAGAAAACCCAAATTATTTTTATCAATTCCAGCCTATTGAAAAAGCTAAGATTTCCCCACAAGCCAAACTGGAAGGAACAAACATAAAAACCGTTTATGAATATGATATTGATACTAAAAAAGGGCTCTCGTATCAATTTGAAATAGCGCAATAA
- a CDS encoding pectinesterase family protein, whose amino-acid sequence MKPLEKNFFLILLLLSLNLTSLYASTPKENTIVVALDGTGNFKSIQEAINSVTPNKEERTIIYIKNGLYQTEKIIIAEDKKNISFKGESREKTIISYHIYDCKGGLNNKCPAEDAAKWIGQAIRTSATITVQGNGFRAENITFQNTAGPVGQALAITIHSDKNIFLNCSFLGYQDTILLGKDGTRTYFKNCLVLGRTDYIFGGGIGYFDSCEIRSYGGGWITAPSTPKTQDYGYIFYKCKLTYAPNSPQKKDDNQLISLGRPWHNYPKVAWIKCDMSDKIDPKGWPTTWNMDYASTSKDLHLYEYKNTGKGANMTNRAKWVGIRELTNQESGLYSVENVLKGNDNWNPKNRKI is encoded by the coding sequence ATGAAACCACTTGAGAAAAACTTTTTCCTAATCTTATTACTTCTTTCACTAAATCTGACATCGCTTTACGCCTCTACACCAAAAGAAAACACAATAGTAGTTGCACTTGACGGAACAGGTAATTTTAAAAGCATTCAGGAAGCGATTAACTCCGTAACTCCCAATAAAGAAGAACGAACAATCATATATATCAAAAACGGATTGTATCAAACCGAAAAGATTATAATAGCTGAGGATAAAAAAAATATCAGCTTTAAAGGAGAAAGCCGTGAAAAGACAATAATAAGCTACCATATTTACGATTGTAAAGGAGGATTAAATAACAAATGTCCTGCAGAGGATGCAGCAAAATGGATCGGGCAAGCGATTCGTACTTCGGCTACAATTACCGTTCAGGGTAATGGTTTTCGAGCTGAAAATATTACTTTTCAAAACACCGCAGGACCAGTTGGTCAGGCACTAGCTATTACTATTCATTCTGATAAAAATATCTTTTTAAACTGTTCTTTTTTAGGTTATCAGGACACTATTTTACTGGGAAAAGACGGTACAAGAACTTATTTCAAAAATTGCTTGGTATTAGGACGAACAGATTACATTTTTGGAGGCGGAATTGGCTATTTCGACTCTTGTGAAATAAGAAGTTATGGCGGTGGCTGGATCACAGCTCCCAGCACTCCTAAAACGCAGGATTACGGATATATTTTTTATAAATGCAAACTTACTTATGCTCCAAATAGTCCCCAAAAAAAAGACGACAATCAACTAATAAGTCTGGGACGTCCCTGGCATAATTATCCAAAAGTTGCCTGGATAAAATGTGACATGAGCGATAAAATAGATCCTAAAGGCTGGCCTACAACATGGAACATGGATTATGCCTCTACCAGTAAAGATTTGCATTTGTACGAATACAAAAACACAGGCAAAGGAGCCAATATGACCAATCGTGCAAAATGGGTTGGAATACGTGAACTTACCAATCAGGAATCGGGACTCTATTCAGTAGAAAATGTTTTAAAAGGAAATGATAATTGGAATCCAAAAAATAGAAAAATATGA
- a CDS encoding DUF5675 family protein: MVLFLTRTYFPEGTNVKLECEGKLICNTIELPWKRNETKVSCVPEGKYFIRKRYSAKYKWHLELVDVPNRKYILFHPANNAQKELQGCIAPVTKLSGPGLGLMSRKAFTNLKDIVYKALDNKESVEILIQS; this comes from the coding sequence ATGGTCTTGTTTTTAACTAGAACTTATTTCCCTGAAGGAACCAATGTTAAACTCGAATGCGAAGGTAAATTGATTTGTAATACCATTGAATTGCCGTGGAAGAGAAACGAAACGAAGGTTTCCTGTGTTCCGGAAGGGAAATATTTTATTAGAAAGCGATACAGTGCAAAGTATAAATGGCATTTGGAATTGGTGGATGTACCCAATAGAAAGTATATCCTTTTTCATCCTGCTAATAATGCTCAAAAGGAATTGCAAGGCTGTATTGCTCCGGTAACTAAACTTTCTGGTCCAGGACTTGGTTTGATGTCCCGAAAAGCTTTTACAAATTTAAAAGACATTGTTTATAAAGCTTTGGATAATAAAGAAAGTGTTGAAATATTGATTCAATCTTAA